TCAACCGGGCCTGGAAGGACAGAAACGGCGAGTTGCAGGAGAGCGTTGATTTCATCCCCGTGGTCGTCTGGGGACCGATGGCCGAGAACTGCGAGCGCTACCTGAAAAAGGGGAACCAGGCCCTCGTGGAGGGCAGACTTCAGGTGCGCAGCTACGAGGCGAAGGACGGCTCCGGAAAGAGGTACGTGACCGAGGTGATAGCGTCTGACGTCGTCTTTTTGGGCGGACCCAGGAAGCGGGACGACTCGCCCGGCGGCTTCGAGGACGAGGGCTTCGGCGGAAGCGTCAGGAGAGATCGCCGCTTCAGCGGCCAGGACGACGACTTCCCCATGGATATTTCATCCGTTCAAGACGAGGAAGAGGAAGATGAAGAGGATGTAAACATCCCCTTCTGAGGTTTCTTAAGGAGGGCAACGCACTATGGTTGTGAGCGAGACAAGAGGAGAGGGCAGACCCCCCGCCGGTCCCAGAGGGCCTCGAA
Above is a genomic segment from Synergistaceae bacterium containing:
- the ssb gene encoding single-stranded DNA-binding protein, producing the protein MARGYNKVVIVGNLARDPEVRYTASKQAVANFAVAVNRAWKDRNGELQESVDFIPVVVWGPMAENCERYLKKGNQALVEGRLQVRSYEAKDGSGKRYVTEVIASDVVFLGGPRKRDDSPGGFEDEGFGGSVRRDRRFSGQDDDFPMDISSVQDEEEEDEEDVNIPF